The Cylindrospermopsis curvispora GIHE-G1 genome contains a region encoding:
- a CDS encoding FAD-dependent oxidoreductase has protein sequence MEGIRWLSSQEISEVEPHCVGLRGIRVPQTGIVDYKAVAIRYGEKIREAGAEIFLGESVKDMVVNSSGVEVISDHHTWSSKFLVVCAGLQSDRLALSSRCKTDWRSRS, from the coding sequence TTGGAGGGAATACGGTGGTTAAGCTCCCAGGAAATTTCTGAGGTTGAACCTCATTGTGTGGGTTTACGGGGAATTAGAGTTCCTCAAACTGGTATTGTGGATTACAAGGCTGTGGCTATTAGGTATGGGGAAAAAATCCGGGAAGCAGGTGCGGAAATCTTCTTGGGTGAATCGGTGAAGGATATGGTGGTCAATTCTTCTGGTGTGGAAGTCATCAGTGATCATCACACCTGGTCTTCTAAGTTTTTAGTGGTTTGTGCCGGTTTACAGTCTGACAGGTTAGCACTAAGCAGTAGGTGCAAAACAGACTGGCGATCGCGTTCTTGA
- a CDS encoding FAD-dependent oxidoreductase translates to MTHIDKSCDILIVGGGIVGLATALRILQSRPDLRLVLLEKESTLAKHQTGNNSGVIHSGLYYRPGSLKALNCIAGYRQLLTFCQDEEIPHEICGKVVVATSEKELPQLEML, encoded by the coding sequence ATGACCCATATAGACAAATCCTGTGACATCTTAATAGTGGGAGGTGGTATTGTCGGTTTGGCTACCGCCCTCCGTATTTTGCAATCTCGCCCCGATCTCCGATTAGTCCTCCTGGAAAAAGAATCCACCCTAGCTAAACATCAAACTGGCAATAATAGCGGTGTCATTCACTCCGGTCTCTATTATCGTCCCGGTTCCCTAAAAGCTCTTAACTGTATAGCAGGCTATCGCCAGCTCTTGACTTTTTGTCAAGATGAAGAAATCCCGCATGAAATTTGCGGTAAGGTAGTGGTCGCTACTAGCGAGAAGGAACTCCCCCAATTAGAAATGCTTTAG
- a CDS encoding DUF2442 domain-containing protein translates to MRSNRPLQVIFENGQEMRLSLEKLIQTRERYWRLKSPRYFRQAQIDTLGGICWPEGEDLAPDGLERYLIIDTTNSHIP, encoded by the coding sequence TTGCGAAGCAATCGCCCTTTGCAGGTCATCTTTGAAAATGGGCAAGAGATGAGGCTTTCCCTGGAAAAATTAATTCAAACCCGAGAGCGTTACTGGCGTCTAAAGAGTCCTCGTTATTTTCGTCAGGCTCAGATAGATACACTAGGGGGGATTTGCTGGCCTGAAGGGGAAGATTTGGCACCGGATGGATTGGAACGGTATCTGATAATAGATACAACAAACTCACATATACCATAA
- a CDS encoding DUF4351 domain-containing protein has translation MVKKSDIGGKRLIGLSPQAWGRWVTGDKTIKVQEIINSELQWIERESDVLLKAHSPECGDFILLNELQLRHDAKMPRRMRAYAALVEEKYGLLVYPVVVNILQPGPTEIIRSRYESEIMGCRAYQDYRVINLWEIEAETVFEQNLSSLLPFVPILKGGNSEVNLRQALLNLRKNQVLGDLEPLLSFFASFVFDIPLVQQMMRWDMTVLRESPWYNEILKEGLQEGLQKGLQEGELRGEQRGRQEGRQEGQRKIILLLLNHKFDGIESPVVERINRLSLEQLEAMGESLLDFRQISDLEAWLKDAEKSNDLKPQVDIQNGNQLDV, from the coding sequence ATGGTAAAAAAATCAGATATTGGCGGTAAACGTTTAATTGGACTTAGTCCACAAGCTTGGGGGCGTTGGGTCACGGGGGATAAAACGATCAAAGTTCAGGAAATTATTAACAGTGAACTTCAATGGATCGAGCGGGAAAGTGATGTTTTGCTCAAGGCCCATAGTCCTGAGTGTGGCGATTTTATTCTACTGAATGAGCTACAACTGCGCCATGATGCTAAGATGCCCCGAAGGATGCGAGCTTATGCTGCTCTAGTAGAGGAAAAGTATGGGCTACTAGTCTATCCAGTGGTCGTCAATATTCTTCAACCTGGGCCGACGGAGATAATTCGCAGCCGTTATGAGTCCGAAATTATGGGTTGTAGGGCCTATCAGGACTATCGGGTGATTAATTTGTGGGAGATTGAGGCGGAGACGGTGTTTGAGCAAAATCTGTCTTCCTTGCTACCGTTTGTCCCAATTTTGAAGGGGGGTAATAGTGAGGTAAATCTGCGTCAGGCTCTACTCAATCTTCGCAAGAATCAAGTGTTGGGGGATTTGGAGCCGTTGTTGTCTTTTTTTGCTAGCTTTGTATTTGATATCCCTTTAGTACAACAAATGATGAGGTGGGACATGACGGTATTACGTGAATCGCCCTGGTACAACGAAATTCTTAAGGAAGGTCTTCAGGAAGGTCTTCAGAAAGGTCTTCAGGAAGGCGAACTTCGAGGAGAACAACGTGGAAGACAAGAAGGAAGACAAGAAGGACAGCGAAAGATAATATTACTGTTGCTGAATCACAAGTTTGATGGAATCGAGTCACCTGTGGTGGAAAGGATAAACAGACTATCACTAGAGCAATTAGAAGCAATGGGTGAATCTTTACTGGATTTTAGACAGATTTCTGATTTAGAAGCGTGGTTAAAAGACGCAGAAAAATCCAATGATCTAAAACCACAAGTTGATATCCAAAATGGCAATCAACTGGATGTGTAA
- a CDS encoding DUF4351 domain-containing protein, whose protein sequence is MVKKSDIGGKRLIGLSPQAWGRWVTGDKTIKVQEIINSELQWIERESDVLLKAHSPECGDFILLNELQLRHDAKMPRRMRAYAALVEEKYGLLVYPVVVNILQPGPTEIIRSRYESEIMGCRAYQDYRVINLWEIEAETVFEQNLSSLLPFVPILKGGNSEVNLRQALLNLRKNQVLGDLEPLLSFFASFVFDIPLVQQMMRWDMTVLRESPWYNEILKEGLQKGLQKGLQEGRQEGRQEGQRKIILLLLNHKFDGIESPVVERINRLSLEQLEAMGESLLDFRQISDLEAWLKDAEKSNDLKPQVDIQNGNQLDV, encoded by the coding sequence ATGGTAAAAAAATCAGATATTGGCGGTAAACGTTTAATTGGACTTAGTCCACAAGCTTGGGGGCGTTGGGTCACGGGGGATAAAACGATCAAAGTTCAGGAAATTATTAACAGTGAACTTCAATGGATCGAGCGGGAAAGTGATGTTTTGCTCAAGGCCCATAGTCCTGAGTGTGGCGATTTTATTCTACTGAATGAGCTACAACTGCGCCATGATGCTAAGATGCCCCGACGAATGCGAGCTTATGCTGCTCTAGTAGAGGAAAAGTATGGGCTACTAGTCTATCCAGTGGTCGTCAATATTCTTCAACCTGGGCCGACGGAGATAATTCGCAGCCGTTATGAGTCCGAAATTATGGGTTGTAGGGCCTATCAGGACTATCGGGTGATTAATTTGTGGGAGATTGAGGCGGAGACGGTGTTTGAGCAAAATCTGTCTTCCTTGCTACCGTTTGTCCCAATTTTGAAAGGGGGTAATAGTGAGGTAAATCTGCGTCAGGCTCTACTCAATCTTCGCAAGAATCAAGTGTTGGGGGATTTGGAGCCGTTGTTGTCTTTTTTTGCTAGCTTTGTATTTGATATCCCTTTAGTACAACAAATGATGAGGTGGGACATGACGGTATTACGTGAATCGCCCTGGTACAACGAAATTCTTAAGGAAGGTCTTCAGAAAGGTCTTCAGAAAGGTCTTCAGGAAGGAAGACAAGAAGGAAGACAAGAAGGACAGCGAAAGATAATATTACTGTTGCTGAATCACAAGTTTGATGGAATCGAGTCACCTGTGGTGGAAAGGATAAACAGACTATCACTAGAGCAATTAGAAGCAATGGGTGAATCTTTACTGGATTTTAGACAGATTTCTGATTTAGAAGCGTGGTTAAAAGACGCAGAAAAATCCAATGATCTAAAACCACAAGTTGATATCCAAAATGGCAATCAACTGGATGTGTAA
- a CDS encoding DUF4351 domain-containing protein, protein MTRFIHDQFAKDYLEEILRPYGEIESSKRVPGEVRLYHLGKSLRTKIVAIHHLPNTPETLWLRILGRGKVRTKAIDQLEKLTEDHPLRRKVLELLYTLRQNLEQSGKAEEREDKELIMRLAPLYQQDIEKVRQEGLQEGELRGEQRGRQEGQRKIILLLLNHKFDGIELPVVERINRLSLEQLEAMGESLLDFKQISDLEAWLKDAEKSNDLKPQVDIQNGNQLDV, encoded by the coding sequence ATGACCCGATTCATTCACGACCAATTTGCCAAGGACTACTTAGAGGAAATACTCAGGCCCTATGGAGAAATAGAATCTTCTAAGCGAGTTCCAGGAGAAGTTAGACTGTACCATTTAGGAAAAAGTCTGAGGACAAAGATTGTAGCGATTCACCACTTACCAAACACGCCGGAAACATTATGGCTAAGAATATTGGGAAGGGGGAAAGTACGAACAAAAGCAATTGATCAGTTAGAAAAACTGACAGAAGATCACCCATTACGAAGAAAGGTGCTAGAATTGCTATATACTTTGAGACAAAACTTGGAGCAAAGTGGAAAAGCTGAAGAAAGGGAAGATAAGGAGTTAATTATGAGGTTAGCACCACTGTACCAGCAAGATATAGAAAAAGTGAGACAAGAAGGTCTTCAGGAAGGCGAACTTCGAGGAGAACAACGTGGAAGACAAGAAGGACAGCGAAAGATAATATTACTGTTGCTGAATCACAAGTTTGATGGAATTGAGTTACCTGTGGTGGAAAGGATAAACAGACTATCATTAGAGCAATTAGAAGCAATGGGTGAATCTTTACTGGATTTTAAACAGATTTCTGATTTAGAAGCATGGTTAAAAGACGCAGAAAAATCCAATGATCTAAAACCACAAGTTGATATCCAAAATGGCAATCAACTGGATGTGTAA
- a CDS encoding DUF2442 domain-containing protein, which translates to MNSQIKTPWLKAIKVVPLDGFRLQVIFENGQEMRLSLEKLIQTRERYWRLKSPRYFRQAQIDTLGGICWPEGEDLAPDGLERYLIIDTTNSHIP; encoded by the coding sequence ATGAACTCTCAGATTAAAACTCCCTGGCTAAAAGCGATAAAGGTAGTTCCTTTGGATGGTTTTCGTTTGCAGGTCATCTTTGAAAATGGGCAAGAGATGAGGCTTTCCCTGGAAAAATTAATTCAAACCCGAGAGCGTTACTGGCGTCTAAAGAGTCCTCGTTATTTTCGTCAGGCTCAGATAGATACACTAGGGGGGATTTGCTGGCCTGAAGGGGAAGATTTGGCACCGGATGGATTGGAACGGTATCTGATAATAGATACAACAAACTCACATATACCATAA
- a CDS encoding DUF4160 domain-containing protein encodes MYMDDHGIPHCHAMYGDFAGSFSLEDGEPLAGEMPPAQAKKIKIFILNNQVELLEKWHELSD; translated from the coding sequence ATGTACATGGATGACCATGGGATACCTCATTGTCATGCCATGTATGGAGATTTTGCCGGTTCATTTAGCCTTGAAGACGGTGAACCTCTAGCGGGGGAGATGCCCCCTGCTCAAGCAAAAAAAATCAAAATATTTATACTGAATAATCAAGTAGAATTACTGGAGAAATGGCATGAACTCTCAGATTAA
- a CDS encoding DUF29 domain-containing protein — MEIINYEADFYAWASQQAELLRQRQASFLDWMNLAEEIEAMGRSEKRQLATRLEVLIMHLLKWHYQPNLRSQSWQLTIQEQRLRLGKLLQENPSLKPIVSDIILSAYPLAVINAKREAGLSNYPKDCPYSPEQLLRDIFLPD, encoded by the coding sequence ATGGAGATTATCAATTATGAAGCCGACTTTTATGCTTGGGCAAGCCAGCAGGCAGAACTTCTGCGACAACGGCAAGCGAGTTTCTTAGACTGGATGAATCTCGCTGAAGAAATCGAAGCAATGGGTCGTTCAGAAAAACGCCAGCTTGCCACTCGCCTGGAGGTGCTCATCATGCATCTGCTAAAGTGGCACTATCAGCCCAATCTCAGATCTCAGAGTTGGCAGTTGACCATCCAAGAACAACGCCTGCGGTTAGGCAAGCTTTTGCAAGAAAACCCCAGTCTAAAACCCATCGTATCGGATATCATTTTGTCAGCCTATCCCTTGGCAGTAATAAATGCTAAGCGGGAAGCAGGCCTGTCTAATTATCCTAAAGATTGCCCCTATAGTCCAGAACAATTGCTGAGGGATATATTTTTACCCGATTGA
- a CDS encoding DUF4351 domain-containing protein, giving the protein MVKKSDIGGKRLIGLSPQAWGRWVTGDKTIKVQEIINSELQWIERESDVLLKAHSPECGDFILLNELQLRHDAKMPRRMRAYAALVEEKYGLLVYPVVVNILQPGPTEIIRSRYESEIMGCRAYQDYRVINLWEIEAETVFEQNLSSLLPFVPILKGGNSEVNLRQALLNLRKNQVLGDLEPLLSFFASFVFDIPLVQQMMRWDMTVLRESPWYNEILKEGLQEGLQKGRQEGLQEGELRGEQRGRQEGLQEGRQEGRQEGRQEGQRKIILLLLNHKFDGIESPVVERINRLSLEQLEAMGESLLDFRQISDLEAWLKDAEKSNDLKPQVDIQNGNQLDV; this is encoded by the coding sequence ATGGTAAAAAAATCAGATATTGGCGGTAAACGTTTAATTGGACTTAGTCCACAAGCTTGGGGGCGTTGGGTCACGGGGGATAAAACGATCAAAGTTCAGGAAATTATTAACAGTGAACTTCAATGGATCGAGCGGGAAAGTGATGTTTTGCTCAAGGCCCATAGTCCTGAGTGTGGCGATTTTATTCTACTGAATGAGCTACAACTGCGCCATGATGCTAAGATGCCCCGACGAATGCGAGCTTATGCTGCTCTAGTAGAGGAAAAGTATGGGCTACTAGTCTATCCAGTGGTCGTCAATATTCTTCAACCTGGGCCGACGGAGATAATTCGCAGCCGTTATGAGTCCGAAATTATGGGTTGTAGGGCCTATCAGGACTATCGGGTGATTAATTTGTGGGAGATTGAGGCGGAGACGGTGTTTGAGCAAAATCTGTCTTCCTTGCTACCGTTTGTCCCAATTTTGAAGGGGGGTAATAGTGAGGTAAATCTGCGTCAGGCTCTACTCAATCTTCGCAAGAATCAAGTGTTGGGGGATTTGGAGCCGTTGTTGTCTTTTTTTGCTAGCTTTGTATTTGATATCCCTTTAGTACAACAAATGATGAGGTGGGACATGACGGTATTACGTGAATCGCCCTGGTACAACGAAATTCTTAAGGAAGGTCTTCAGGAAGGTCTTCAGAAAGGTCGTCAGGAAGGTCTTCAGGAAGGCGAACTTCGAGGAGAACAACGTGGAAGACAAGAAGGTCTTCAGGAAGGAAGACAAGAAGGAAGACAAGAAGGAAGACAAGAAGGACAGCGAAAGATAATATTACTGTTGCTGAATCACAAGTTTGATGGAATCGAGTCACCTGTGGTGGAAAGGATAAACAGACTATCACTAGAGCAATTAGAAGCAATGGGTGAATCTTTACTGGATTTTAGACAGATTTCTGATTTAGAAGCGTGGTTAAAAGACGCAGAAAAATCCAATGATCTAAAACCACAAGTTGATATCCAAAATGGCAATCAACTGGATGTGTAA
- a CDS encoding type II toxin-antitoxin system HicB family antitoxin → MNNNSKQIYNYTVILEKEEHGGYHAFCPILKGCHSQGDTFEETIDNITEAIELYLESLKKEMFFELLQK, encoded by the coding sequence ATGAACAACAACAGCAAACAAATTTACAATTACACCGTGATTCTCGAAAAGGAAGAACATGGAGGCTATCATGCTTTTTGCCCGATTCTGAAAGGCTGTCATTCTCAAGGAGACACTTTTGAAGAAACAATTGATAATATTACAGAAGCTATTGAATTGTATCTTGAAAGTTTAAAAAAAGAAATGTTCTTTGAATTATTACAAAAATAA
- a CDS encoding type II toxin-antitoxin system VapC family toxin encodes MIILDTHAWIWWITESKNLSVQATEAINKADIIGIAAISCWELAMLVAKNRIGLSMDVQIWINLALQHPKIQLLALTPEIAVLSTRLPGNFHGDPADRLIVASSLVHQKFP; translated from the coding sequence ATGATTATTCTTGATACCCATGCTTGGATTTGGTGGATAACAGAATCTAAAAATCTTTCGGTACAAGCTACTGAAGCCATTAACAAAGCTGATATCATTGGCATTGCTGCAATTAGTTGCTGGGAATTAGCAATGCTGGTTGCCAAAAATAGAATTGGTTTATCAATGGATGTCCAAATTTGGATAAATCTCGCACTTCAACATCCAAAAATTCAACTGTTAGCTTTAACACCAGAAATTGCGGTGCTGTCAACTAGATTACCAGGGAATTTTCATGGTGATCCAGCAGATCGATTGATTGTAGCCAGTAGTTTAGTTCACCAAAAGTTTCCTTGA
- a CDS encoding glycosyltransferase family 2 protein — translation MHNNALKISICIPTYNAEKFIRTTISSCLEQTQAPYEILLSDDGSSDRCWQSS, via the coding sequence ATGCACAATAACGCACTGAAAATAAGTATTTGTATTCCCACTTACAATGCTGAAAAATTTATTCGCACCACAATATCTTCTTGTCTTGAACAAACCCAAGCCCCTTATGAGATTTTACTATCAGATGATGGTTCAAGCGATCGCTGTTGGCAATCCAGCTAA